The region TATTCGATTTGGAAAACCGAAGCCGACCGAATTTGGTGTGCGCACAAAGATCGGGATCCTGAACCGAAGCTGGTGGTGGTTCAACGTCCATAAATACGGCCTGTTTTTCGCGATTTTCATGTCGTTGGGCGGGGTCGCCGTTGCCCTCATTGCCAGCGGTGGCTTCAGTGGGTCGGTTCATTCCCTGTTCGGCGCCATGACTGTGTTGATGGGCTGCCTTCAAGCGATTTCGGCGCTTCTGCGCGGCACTCACGGCGGTAAATACTACTACACGGGAAAGCCTGATGACCCCGAGTCGTGGAAGGGTGATCATTACAATCACACGCCGCGGCGTAGGAGGTTCGAAGCCTATCACAAGACTTCGGGTTACTTCACCGTCTTCTTTGCGTTCGGCGCGGTTGGTTCCGGCCTGATGCAGTACTCCATGCCGATCCTGACCGGGCTGATGTTTGTCATTCCTCTCGTGTTTCTCGCAACGTGGATTCGGCTCGAGTTCCTTGGACGTCAGTATGACGGATATCGCGCAGTTCATGGTTATGGGCTTGAGCATCCGTTCAACAAGGAACGCGAGTTCCTGTGATGTGACTTGCGGCGCTGCCCGCATGGCGACCATCACGTTCAATTCTCTCAATCAAGTATGTGCGGCAAGCGTGCTTTCCGGGGCGGACGACATACTCGATTGGGTCAAAGTTTGAAGTCATAGAAGGGAAAACACTATGGCAGACGTTGTGATTAGTGAATTCATGGACAGGCCAACGGCAGACGGCCTGATTTCAGAATATGACGTGCATTGGGATCCGGACCTTTGGGGCAACCGCGCGGAGCTCTTCGCGCAAGCCGCCGATGCGCGGGCCATCATCGTTCGCAATGCAACCCAGGTGAATGTCGAGTTTCTGGAGGCCGCGCCGAAACTGGAAATTGTCGCGCGAATGGGTGTGGGGTTGGACAATATCGACCTGGACGCTTGCAAAGCGCGTGGTGTCGAGGTTTGTCCTTCAATTGGAGCCAACGCTGCATCGGTGGCTGAATATGTGATCGCCACCGCAATGATCTTGCTGCGCGGCCCCGCATATTTTGCTACGCCCGATGTTGTTTCTGGGACATGGGATCGTCCCAAATTTGCCAGCGGCGTTGAACTCGGCGGTCGCACGATGGGCGTGGTGGGCTTCGGATCCATTGGTCAGGTTGTCGGCGGCAAGGCGCGGGCGATGGGCATGGATGTTATTGCATATGATGCGATGATGCCTGATGACTCTCCCGCGTGGGAACAT is a window of Labrenzia sp. CE80 DNA encoding:
- a CDS encoding cytochrome b561 domain-containing protein — encoded protein: MSDVESHFPTEVYIGLLGRTIEIHWNYHAILMFSIWMVLVPLCIIIIRFGKPKPTEFGVRTKIGILNRSWWWFNVHKYGLFFAIFMSLGGVAVALIASGGFSGSVHSLFGAMTVLMGCLQAISALLRGTHGGKYYYTGKPDDPESWKGDHYNHTPRRRRFEAYHKTSGYFTVFFAFGAVGSGLMQYSMPILTGLMFVIPLVFLATWIRLEFLGRQYDGYRAVHGYGLEHPFNKEREFL
- a CDS encoding hydroxyacid dehydrogenase, with translation MADVVISEFMDRPTADGLISEYDVHWDPDLWGNRAELFAQAADARAIIVRNATQVNVEFLEAAPKLEIVARMGVGLDNIDLDACKARGVEVCPSIGANAASVAEYVIATAMILLRGPAYFATPDVVSGTWDRPKFASGVELGGRTMGVVGFGSIGQVVGGKARAMGMDVIAYDAMMPDDSPAWEHARRVDLDTLIAESDVISLHCPLLPQTRDLIGAEQFARMKNSAVLINSARGGIVNEAACAAALRSGAFAGAALDTLDVEPINETACALFSGIENLILTPHIAGVTQESNRRIAEVAVANVRRVLKAPR